One segment of Gilliamella sp. ESL0441 DNA contains the following:
- a CDS encoding ABC transporter permease produces the protein MKIFWSSFIKLFFYMLMRPMWLLLLLSVLLMSLVYINGTITNLPVAIVDQDHSATSRNLVRALNTSSKIDVITYENSIQAYNDINNRKLFAVFTIPRNFEKKLLNGEEVTIPAYGDASSRLANGLIQVDIRGIYQQILTEYNTRIMRDAGFSGKQINIILSPIKGQTEPLYNAGISFAAITFPGLLVMLLQHSFLIAATRTNITLNSLPQGRPPRIVIFGSLCGLLPIWLFLSIVLFGLWPWVLGYRQLASLTEILIMTFPLLLGALGLSKLLTECLRKTEMIYLTLAFLTTPVFYLSGTIWPIDAMPHWVQFVSYLLPSTWATNMIAGVNQMGLGLTDNWHNILMILLLGAIYSVMGILVAALREGRIRKFFRKRKTSLKS, from the coding sequence ATGAAAATATTTTGGTCTTCATTTATAAAACTTTTCTTCTACATGTTGATGCGACCAATGTGGTTATTGTTACTTTTATCAGTTTTATTAATGAGCTTAGTTTATATTAATGGCACTATTACTAATTTACCGGTGGCAATAGTCGATCAGGATCATTCCGCTACAAGTCGAAATTTAGTCCGTGCATTGAATACCAGTTCAAAAATTGATGTAATTACTTATGAAAATTCAATACAAGCCTATAATGATATAAATAATCGCAAATTATTTGCAGTATTTACCATACCAAGAAATTTTGAGAAAAAATTATTAAATGGTGAAGAAGTGACTATACCTGCTTACGGTGATGCATCCAGTCGGTTAGCTAATGGTTTGATACAAGTTGATATAAGAGGAATTTATCAGCAAATATTAACTGAATATAATACTCGAATAATGCGTGATGCGGGTTTTTCGGGTAAACAGATTAATATCATCTTATCACCTATAAAAGGTCAAACAGAACCGCTGTATAATGCAGGAATTAGTTTTGCGGCTATTACTTTTCCTGGTTTACTAGTTATGCTTTTGCAACATTCATTTTTAATTGCTGCAACTCGGACTAATATTACGTTAAATTCATTACCACAAGGTAGGCCGCCTAGAATAGTTATTTTTGGTAGTTTATGTGGTTTATTACCAATTTGGTTATTTTTATCCATCGTGCTTTTTGGATTATGGCCTTGGGTACTGGGTTATCGTCAGTTAGCTAGCCTCACCGAAATATTAATTATGACATTTCCATTATTACTCGGTGCATTGGGATTGAGTAAATTATTGACTGAGTGTTTACGCAAAACCGAAATGATATATTTAACATTAGCATTTTTGACGACCCCTGTTTTTTATCTATCCGGTACCATTTGGCCAATCGATGCAATGCCACATTGGGTTCAGTTTGTCTCTTATTTACTACCATCAACATGGGCGACTAACATGATTGCAGGTGTGAATCAAATGGGACTTGGACTAACTGATAATTGGCATAATATATTGATGATACTCTTATTAGGTGCGATATACAGTGTAATGGGTATTCTTGTTGCAGCATTGAGAGAAGGTCGAATTCGCAAATTTTTCAGAAAGAGAAAAACTAGTCTGAAATCTTAA
- a CDS encoding ABC transporter permease — translation MEIGQLMLDFWTRFKDAFNDEVAQIFKRFTSHWLMWILPLIIFVLISSIFYRGVLFDLPVGYVDQDKSVLSREIVRNLNAGAHANLINYDSQLSIAERDLQEAKIYAILYIPPNFEADVLSGRQPTPMLYYNALYYSAGLYSIMDYSGLIAALNTEYRTTLATSIGLPVPPLAKVNFNYDGLFNASGNSMYFQQFSAVVHLLQLFVVTTTIYILSQLPKRTRPSYPFVLGKLAPYTIWYTMLLIFEIAMLVLFSHARVSGSPFAMMTVVFFYVIAAQSIGILLYTFTKTAIDAYTYIGVLVGLALTYSGIVVPELSMPWIARFISSLEPLTYALNKLFDLFLRHSSYLSILKTCGILMIYPIIITVLVRKRLVKRLHQQERVS, via the coding sequence ATGGAAATTGGACAACTAATGTTGGATTTCTGGACACGTTTTAAAGATGCATTCAATGATGAAGTAGCACAAATTTTTAAACGTTTCACTTCTCATTGGTTAATGTGGATATTGCCACTGATTATTTTTGTTTTAATCAGCAGTATTTTTTATCGAGGAGTTTTATTTGATTTGCCTGTTGGTTATGTAGATCAAGATAAAAGTGTATTGTCACGTGAAATAGTTCGTAATTTGAATGCTGGCGCTCATGCAAACCTGATTAACTATGATAGTCAGCTTTCAATCGCTGAACGAGATTTGCAAGAAGCAAAAATTTACGCCATATTATATATTCCACCTAATTTTGAAGCGGATGTATTATCTGGTCGTCAACCAACCCCTATGCTTTATTATAATGCGTTATATTATAGCGCAGGGTTATACTCCATTATGGATTATTCGGGGTTGATTGCCGCTTTAAATACTGAATATCGAACGACTTTAGCCACCAGTATTGGATTACCCGTTCCTCCACTAGCCAAAGTAAATTTTAATTATGATGGGCTATTTAATGCCAGTGGTAATTCCATGTACTTTCAACAGTTTTCGGCGGTAGTCCATTTATTGCAGCTATTTGTTGTTACCACAACAATTTATATTTTATCGCAATTACCTAAACGAACACGTCCTAGTTATCCCTTTGTGCTTGGAAAATTAGCGCCTTATACCATTTGGTATACTATGTTACTCATTTTCGAAATTGCGATGTTAGTTCTGTTTTCGCATGCCAGGGTATCAGGATCCCCGTTTGCGATGATGACGGTGGTGTTTTTTTATGTCATAGCGGCACAAAGTATTGGTATTTTACTGTATACCTTTACGAAAACGGCTATTGATGCGTATACCTATATCGGTGTGCTAGTCGGATTGGCATTGACCTATTCAGGTATTGTTGTGCCCGAACTTTCAATGCCATGGATAGCCAGATTTATTTCTTCACTTGAGCCATTAACTTATGCACTAAATAAATTATTTGATCTCTTTTTACGGCATTCAAGCTATCTTTCTATTTTGAAAACCTGCGGTATTTTAATGATTTATCCAATAATTATAACCGTATTAGTCAGAAAACGTTTAGTTAAACGCTTACATCAACAAGAAAGGGTCAGTTAA